In Candidatus Sedimenticola sp. (ex Thyasira tokunagai), the following proteins share a genomic window:
- the coaBC gene encoding bifunctional phosphopantothenoylcysteine decarboxylase/phosphopantothenate--cysteine ligase CoaBC gives MSELSQKRILLGVTGGVAAYKSTELVRLLRKAGAEVQVVMTAAATHFITPMTLQALSGREVRQTLFDSAHEAAMGHIELARWADLILVAPATADFMARLSQGMADDLLATLCLATEAPIALAPAMNQVMWRNPATRDNGQLLASRGVHLWGPAEGEQACGEVGPGRMLEPSELLIRAAATFAPQNLSGRRVLITAGPTREAIDPVRFVGNRSSGKMGFSLARAFAAAGAEVELVAGPVTMVTPSGVTRIDVESALEMEQAVMTRVEYCDLFVACAAVADYRPESVVEQKIKKSREEMTLRLVRNSDILAQVAAIPDGPFTVGFAAETERAVEYAEEKRCRKGVDMIAANLVGGDAGGFECDENALTVLWEGGRCELPMSDKLALAGRLVTVVTERYEQRDSTKNT, from the coding sequence ATGTCTGAACTGTCACAAAAGCGGATTTTGCTCGGTGTTACCGGCGGTGTGGCGGCCTATAAATCGACGGAGTTGGTACGGCTGTTACGCAAGGCGGGAGCCGAGGTGCAGGTGGTGATGACTGCCGCTGCAACCCACTTTATTACCCCCATGACCTTGCAAGCCCTGTCGGGTAGAGAGGTACGGCAGACTCTTTTTGATTCTGCTCACGAGGCTGCGATGGGTCATATCGAGCTGGCGCGCTGGGCTGATCTGATACTGGTGGCCCCTGCCACGGCAGATTTTATGGCACGCCTTTCCCAGGGTATGGCTGATGACCTTCTAGCCACCCTCTGCCTTGCCACTGAGGCGCCTATTGCTTTGGCGCCGGCGATGAACCAGGTGATGTGGCGCAATCCGGCAACCCGTGATAATGGACAGCTACTGGCATCGCGTGGCGTGCATTTGTGGGGGCCTGCTGAGGGTGAGCAGGCCTGTGGTGAGGTCGGCCCCGGGAGAATGTTGGAGCCCAGCGAACTGCTGATACGGGCGGCGGCTACATTTGCACCGCAAAATCTTAGTGGCAGAAGAGTATTGATCACCGCCGGGCCAACTCGTGAGGCGATTGATCCGGTACGTTTCGTTGGTAACCGCAGTTCGGGGAAGATGGGATTCTCTCTTGCACGCGCGTTTGCAGCCGCCGGGGCGGAGGTGGAGTTGGTCGCCGGTCCGGTGACTATGGTGACGCCGTCGGGGGTCACGCGTATCGATGTGGAGAGTGCCCTGGAGATGGAGCAGGCGGTGATGACACGGGTCGAGTACTGTGATCTGTTTGTCGCTTGTGCCGCGGTAGCTGATTACCGTCCTGAGTCTGTAGTGGAGCAGAAGATTAAAAAGAGCCGGGAGGAGATGACTCTGCGGCTGGTGAGAAACTCCGATATTCTCGCCCAGGTGGCCGCCATCCCGGATGGCCCGTTTACCGTAGGCTTTGCCGCTGAGACGGAGAGGGCGGTGGAGTACGCCGAGGAGAAGCGCTGTCGCAAGGGCGTAGATATGATCGCCGCCAATCTGGTGGGTGGTGATGCCGGAGGGTTTGAGTGTGATGAGAACGCCCTGACGGTTTTGTGGGAAGGGGGGCGTTGTGAGCTGCCTATGTCAGACAAATTGGCGCTGGCAGGGCGTCTGGTAACCGTGGTGACTGAGCGTTATGAACAGAGAGATTCAACTAAAAATACTTGA
- the radC gene encoding DNA repair protein RadC, whose translation MAITDWPADERPREKLIKRGPAALSDAELLAIFLRTGVKGRTAVDLARDLLDEHKGLRNLLAADQHHFCRSHGLGIAKYVQLQATLEMGRRHLREVLQRNSTLTSPQQTRDYLQSRLSHHLNEVFACLFLDNRHRVIEYEELFQGTIDGAGVHPREVVRRALAHNAAAVILAHNHPSGVAEPSLADEKITRRLQEALALVDVRVLDHIIVGTGEMTSLAERGVI comes from the coding sequence ATGGCCATTACGGATTGGCCGGCTGACGAGCGGCCGAGAGAGAAACTGATAAAACGCGGCCCGGCCGCACTCTCCGATGCGGAACTATTGGCGATCTTTCTGCGTACCGGTGTCAAAGGTAGAACCGCCGTCGACCTGGCGAGGGACCTGCTGGATGAGCACAAAGGTCTACGTAACCTGTTGGCAGCCGACCAGCACCATTTCTGTCGCAGCCACGGGCTTGGCATCGCTAAATACGTCCAGCTCCAGGCAACCCTTGAGATGGGGCGACGTCACCTCCGTGAGGTACTGCAGCGCAACAGCACACTTACCAGCCCACAACAGACCCGCGATTACCTGCAGAGCCGCCTCTCTCACCATCTCAACGAAGTATTCGCCTGCCTCTTTCTCGACAACCGCCACCGCGTCATTGAGTACGAAGAGCTTTTCCAGGGCACCATTGATGGTGCTGGTGTACACCCGAGGGAGGTGGTGCGCCGTGCCTTGGCCCACAACGCCGCCGCCGTTATTCTCGCTCATAACCACCCATCAGGTGTGGCCGAGCCGAGTCTGGCAGACGAGAAAATCACTCGACGACTACAAGAGGCCCTGGCACTGGTGGATGTACGGGTGCTGGATCACATTATCGTCGGCACCGGCGAAATGACCTCACTGGCAGAACGGGGGGTAATTTAA
- the rpmB gene encoding 50S ribosomal protein L28 has translation MSRVCQVTGKRPVAGNNVSHAHNKTRRRFLPNLHHHRFWVESENRWVRLRVSASGMRLIDKKGIDVVLGEMRARGEKV, from the coding sequence ATGTCCAGAGTATGTCAGGTGACGGGTAAACGTCCGGTTGCCGGAAACAACGTATCCCACGCCCATAACAAGACCCGGCGTCGTTTTCTTCCCAACCTCCACCACCACCGCTTTTGGGTGGAGAGTGAGAATCGTTGGGTCCGCCTGCGCGTCTCTGCCAGCGGCATGCGGCTGATTGACAAGAAAGGCATCGATGTCGTGCTTGGCGAAATGCGCGCCCGCGGCGAAAAAGTATAA
- the rpmG gene encoding 50S ribosomal protein L33 yields MREKIKLVSSAGTGHFYTTTKNKRNMPGKMEITKYDPKARKHVAYKESKIK; encoded by the coding sequence ATGCGTGAAAAAATCAAACTCGTTTCCAGCGCCGGTACCGGCCATTTTTACACCACAACCAAGAACAAACGCAACATGCCGGGAAAAATGGAGATCACCAAATATGATCCCAAAGCCCGCAAGCATGTAGCCTACAAGGAGTCCAAGATCAAATAA
- a CDS encoding type IV pili methyl-accepting chemotaxis transducer N-terminal domain-containing protein — MLRHSFLTSVCGFFLLGLLSAAADAATMTYGEAINKAGRQRMLSQRIVKSYCQMGQDIRFLVAKKQRKGAIALFDKQLAELKAFNKDGETRRALQLTEKLWLPVKRAAMGKPTKISAKKLRANAEKLLVSAHQVVLLLEDQAGTNQGRLVNIAGRQRMLSQRMGNLYMLQSWGYEDEIYKADYDKAVGEFEDALGELKGANENTPEISRALKEAGQFWDMFKLSSRMDPGQFVPGLVARMLDKLLVKMNDITGMYAALPAAK, encoded by the coding sequence ATGTTGAGGCACAGTTTTCTCACGTCTGTGTGCGGCTTTTTTTTGTTGGGGTTGCTCTCTGCCGCCGCCGATGCGGCCACTATGACTTATGGTGAGGCGATCAATAAGGCCGGTCGGCAACGCATGCTGAGCCAGCGTATCGTCAAGTCCTACTGTCAGATGGGCCAGGATATTCGCTTTTTGGTGGCGAAGAAGCAGCGCAAGGGGGCAATTGCGCTGTTTGATAAGCAGTTAGCTGAACTGAAGGCGTTCAACAAGGATGGTGAGACCCGGCGGGCGTTACAGTTGACTGAGAAACTCTGGTTGCCAGTGAAGCGAGCCGCTATGGGGAAGCCGACGAAGATAAGTGCGAAGAAGCTGCGTGCCAATGCCGAAAAACTACTGGTTTCAGCCCATCAGGTAGTGTTGCTGCTGGAAGATCAGGCAGGAACGAATCAGGGGCGGCTGGTTAACATTGCGGGTCGCCAGCGAATGCTCTCACAGCGAATGGGCAATCTCTACATGTTGCAGAGCTGGGGCTATGAAGATGAAATTTATAAGGCTGATTACGACAAGGCCGTCGGGGAGTTTGAAGATGCGCTGGGTGAGTTGAAGGGCGCCAATGAGAACACACCCGAAATCAGCCGGGCTCTAAAGGAAGCGGGTCAGTTTTGGGATATGTTCAAACTGAGCTCTCGCATGGACCCCGGCCAGTTTGTGCCGGGATTGGTGGCGAGGATGCTGGACAAACTGCTGGTGAAGATGAACGATATCACGGGTATGTATGCCGCCCTGCCGGCGGCGAAGTAG
- a CDS encoding zinc ribbon-containing protein, whose protein sequence is MTERDPVDRLVNAYEKMLEQVDEMLDKAEKNTLPKLRKSIDTARDKMVEMNELTREEAEKIGGYLERDMKDAAHFLNETGDEFRNWYKFDVELIEARMMELFAKVADRTRLEMERFTHQMREASMYHTGEITGPGTLICTKCGKELHFHKTGRIPPCGKCHATEFERGGD, encoded by the coding sequence ATGACCGAGCGTGATCCGGTTGACCGTCTGGTCAATGCTTATGAGAAGATGCTGGAGCAGGTGGATGAGATGCTTGATAAGGCGGAGAAGAATACTCTGCCGAAGTTACGTAAGAGCATCGATACCGCCCGTGACAAGATGGTGGAGATGAATGAGTTGACCCGTGAGGAGGCGGAGAAGATAGGTGGCTATCTGGAACGCGACATGAAGGATGCCGCTCACTTCCTTAATGAAACCGGTGACGAGTTTCGCAATTGGTATAAATTTGATGTGGAGCTGATTGAAGCACGGATGATGGAGCTGTTTGCCAAGGTGGCAGACAGAACCCGGCTGGAGATGGAGCGCTTTACCCATCAGATGCGAGAGGCGTCGATGTATCACACCGGTGAAATTACCGGTCCCGGTACGCTGATCTGCACAAAATGCGGCAAGGAGCTGCACTTCCATAAAACCGGGCGCATCCCGCCTTGTGGCAAGTGCCATGCTACTGAGTTTGAGCGTGGTGGGGATTAG
- the leuS gene encoding leucine--tRNA ligase encodes MKEIYNPAEIEPAAQSYWETNNSFKVTEEPGREKYYCLSMFPYPSGKLHMGHVRNYTIGDVVTRHQRMLGKNVLQPMGWDAFGLPAEGAAIKNRMAPADWTYSNIDYMKGQLRTLGFGYDWSRELATCKPDYYKWEQWLFTELYKKDLVYRKNSIVNWDPVDQTVLANEQVIDGRGWRSGALVERREIPQWFIKITDYADELLEELDTMDEWPEQVRTMQRNWIGKSHGVRFAFPYELDGKQEQLWVYTTRIDTIMGITFCAVSAEHALALHAAKENSELAAFLEECQSGSVAEADLATMEKKGLPTGINVTHPLTGEQIPVWVGNYVLSGYGDGAVMAVPAHDERDFHFAKAYGLPITQVIQVGDKSFSTDSWEEWYADKGRGACINSGKYDGMSYSDAVDAIAADLEERELGEKRVQYRLRDWGVSRQRYWGSPIPMIHCDKCGIVPVPKADLPVVLPEDIEFDATGGSPIKKMPEWYQVSCPECGGDAERETDTFDTFMESSWYYARYTCPDADDKMLDERADYWLPVDHYIGGIEHAILHLLYARFYHKLMRDAGLITSNEPFKKLLTQGMVIAETFYRNEEDGGKSWFNPADVAVEHDDKGRAISAKLAADGNPVEIGGIEKMSKSKNNGVDPQSMVDRFGADTVRLYTMFTSPPDQSLEWSDEGVEGASRFLRRLWNLAWNRRDAITAPGDLSNLNDQQKAARREIHTALKQARFDYERQQFNTVVSAAMKIINTLYKLGDTPADRAMLHEGLSITLRLLGPITPHVTHTLWRELGYGDEILNASWPQTDETALVQESIQYVVQVNGKVRAKIQVPADADKAAVEAVAIADDNVQRFVGDNTVRKVIVVPNKLVNIVAN; translated from the coding sequence ATGAAAGAGATATACAACCCGGCGGAGATCGAGCCCGCGGCCCAGTCATACTGGGAGACCAACAACAGCTTCAAAGTCACCGAGGAGCCCGGCCGGGAAAAATACTATTGCCTCTCGATGTTCCCCTACCCCAGCGGCAAGCTGCATATGGGGCACGTGCGTAACTACACCATTGGCGATGTAGTCACACGCCACCAGCGGATGCTTGGAAAAAATGTGCTTCAACCGATGGGCTGGGACGCCTTCGGCCTGCCCGCTGAAGGGGCTGCAATCAAAAACAGGATGGCTCCGGCTGACTGGACCTATTCCAACATCGACTATATGAAGGGGCAACTGCGCACCCTCGGTTTTGGTTACGACTGGAGCCGTGAACTGGCTACCTGCAAACCCGACTACTATAAGTGGGAACAGTGGCTGTTTACCGAGCTCTACAAGAAAGATCTGGTCTACCGCAAAAACTCCATCGTCAACTGGGACCCCGTAGATCAAACAGTGCTGGCCAATGAGCAGGTGATCGACGGTCGCGGCTGGCGCTCCGGTGCATTGGTGGAGCGCCGTGAGATTCCGCAGTGGTTTATCAAGATAACCGACTACGCCGATGAACTGCTTGAAGAGCTCGACACTATGGATGAGTGGCCGGAACAGGTGCGCACCATGCAGCGTAACTGGATTGGCAAAAGCCACGGTGTACGCTTCGCCTTCCCTTACGAGCTTGATGGTAAACAGGAGCAACTGTGGGTCTACACCACCCGTATCGATACCATCATGGGTATCACCTTCTGTGCCGTCTCTGCCGAGCATGCCCTGGCGCTGCATGCCGCCAAGGAGAATTCTGAGCTGGCCGCCTTCCTCGAAGAGTGCCAGAGCGGCAGTGTCGCTGAGGCGGACCTTGCCACCATGGAGAAGAAAGGGCTGCCCACCGGTATCAACGTCACCCATCCATTGACCGGTGAACAGATTCCAGTCTGGGTCGGCAACTACGTCCTCTCCGGTTACGGTGATGGGGCGGTGATGGCAGTTCCCGCTCACGACGAGCGCGACTTCCATTTCGCCAAGGCTTATGGTCTGCCGATCACCCAGGTCATCCAGGTTGGGGATAAGAGCTTCTCTACCGACAGCTGGGAGGAGTGGTACGCCGACAAAGGACGCGGAGCCTGCATCAACTCCGGCAAATATGACGGTATGAGTTACTCAGATGCGGTCGATGCCATTGCCGCCGACCTCGAAGAGAGGGAATTAGGAGAGAAGCGGGTACAGTATCGCCTGCGTGACTGGGGTGTCTCCCGCCAGCGCTACTGGGGCTCACCCATCCCCATGATCCACTGCGACAAATGCGGCATCGTCCCTGTACCCAAGGCAGACCTGCCGGTCGTCCTACCGGAAGATATTGAATTCGATGCCACCGGTGGCTCGCCGATCAAGAAAATGCCTGAGTGGTACCAGGTAAGCTGCCCCGAGTGCGGCGGCGACGCCGAGCGTGAGACCGACACCTTCGACACCTTTATGGAGTCCTCCTGGTACTACGCCCGCTATACCTGCCCCGATGCCGACGATAAGATGCTGGACGAACGCGCCGACTACTGGCTACCGGTGGATCACTATATCGGTGGCATCGAACACGCCATTCTTCACCTGCTCTACGCCCGCTTCTACCACAAGCTGATGCGTGACGCCGGCCTGATTACATCCAATGAACCGTTCAAAAAACTGCTGACCCAGGGCATGGTGATTGCGGAGACCTTCTACCGTAATGAAGAGGACGGTGGCAAAAGCTGGTTCAATCCCGCTGACGTAGCTGTAGAGCATGACGATAAGGGGCGGGCTATCAGTGCAAAGCTGGCGGCTGACGGCAACCCGGTAGAGATTGGCGGCATTGAGAAGATGTCGAAATCGAAGAATAACGGTGTTGATCCCCAATCGATGGTGGACCGCTTCGGCGCTGACACCGTGCGCCTCTATACCATGTTTACCTCACCACCGGATCAGTCTCTGGAGTGGTCTGACGAGGGCGTGGAAGGTGCCAGTCGTTTTCTCCGGCGGCTATGGAATCTGGCATGGAACCGGCGCGATGCCATCACAGCTCCAGGCGATCTCAGCAACCTCAACGATCAGCAGAAGGCGGCGCGGCGTGAGATCCATACTGCGCTCAAGCAGGCGAGATTTGACTACGAGCGGCAGCAGTTCAACACCGTCGTCTCCGCCGCCATGAAGATAATCAACACCCTCTACAAGCTGGGTGACACCCCTGCAGATCGGGCCATGCTGCACGAAGGGCTCAGCATCACCCTGCGACTGCTCGGCCCCATCACCCCCCACGTCACCCATACCCTGTGGCGGGAATTGGGCTACGGCGATGAGATACTCAACGCCTCCTGGCCGCAGACCGACGAAACAGCCCTGGTGCAGGAGAGCATCCAGTATGTGGTACAGGTCAACGGTAAAGTACGCGCCAAAATTCAGGTACCTGCCGATGCCGATAAAGCAGCTGTTGAAGCGGTCGCCATTGCAGATGACAATGTACAGAGATTTGTCGGTGACAATACCGTGCGCAAAGTGATCGTAGTGCCGAACAAGCTGGTGAATATCGTTGCTAACTAG
- the lptE gene encoding LPS assembly lipoprotein LptE has translation MRGKQIIRTALLLTTLWLIQGCGFHLRGYDSESAALPAHISPMLIQGLTEYDSLRVDLSRQLRGSEVSVAKENGEANSALRILSRSSDRRVLSTDSNGDVAEYELHEGVDFDLIDRSGSSLVERQTINVIRSYAHNETEVLGKQNEEDLLRKSMRRDLVGRILHRLQSQL, from the coding sequence ATGCGAGGTAAACAGATCATCCGCACCGCACTACTGCTGACCACCCTATGGCTGATCCAGGGGTGTGGTTTTCACCTGCGTGGCTACGACAGCGAGAGCGCCGCTCTCCCCGCCCACATCAGCCCGATGCTGATCCAGGGACTCACCGAGTATGACAGCCTGCGCGTTGACCTCTCCCGGCAACTCCGCGGCAGCGAAGTCAGCGTGGCAAAAGAGAACGGTGAAGCCAACAGCGCGCTGCGTATCCTCAGTCGCAGCAGCGACCGCCGGGTGCTCTCCACTGACAGCAATGGCGATGTCGCTGAGTATGAACTGCATGAAGGCGTCGATTTCGATCTGATCGATCGCAGCGGATCATCTTTGGTAGAACGGCAGACCATCAACGTCATCCGCAGCTACGCTCACAATGAGACTGAGGTACTGGGTAAGCAAAACGAAGAGGATCTTCTACGCAAATCGATGCGGAGAGACCTGGTAGGCCGTATTCTCCACAGACTACAATCCCAGCTCTAA
- the holA gene encoding DNA polymerase III subunit delta, producing MRARLHELGKHLQRGLAPIYLLSGSEPLQMGEAADSIRNQARAQGYSSREIIDVDARFDWDRLAGEANSLSLFSEQRIIDLRIPSGKLGRDGGKALTEYAARPPEDTLLLITLPKMDRNQSNSKWFKSVEKVGVVVQIWPIEGERLPPWIEQRMRKVGLTPAPDVLPMLAERVEGNLLAAAQEIDKLLLLHGPGIITPEQLAESVSDSARYDVFGLVDTALNGKVAHALRMLNGLHAEGTAPAIVLWALTREIRLLCGLAGEVEKGRSPQQAMAGRRDIWDKRKPLVSRGLQRAKAPHWRKLLLLCGDTDRAIKGQSSDNPWRLMQTITSRMAGAAV from the coding sequence ATGCGCGCCCGCCTCCACGAACTCGGCAAGCATCTGCAGCGAGGGCTCGCCCCCATCTACCTGCTGAGCGGCAGCGAGCCACTGCAGATGGGTGAGGCTGCAGACAGCATCCGCAATCAGGCACGGGCTCAAGGCTACAGCAGCCGTGAAATCATCGACGTGGATGCCCGCTTCGACTGGGACAGACTGGCGGGCGAAGCCAACAGCCTCTCCCTCTTCTCCGAACAACGGATCATCGACCTGCGCATCCCCTCCGGCAAATTGGGCAGGGATGGCGGCAAAGCACTCACCGAATACGCCGCCCGCCCACCTGAAGATACCCTGCTGCTGATCACCTTGCCGAAAATGGACCGCAACCAGTCCAACAGCAAATGGTTCAAGAGTGTGGAGAAAGTTGGTGTTGTAGTACAGATCTGGCCGATCGAAGGTGAACGACTACCACCGTGGATAGAGCAACGGATGCGTAAAGTTGGCCTCACTCCGGCCCCCGATGTACTGCCGATGCTGGCCGAGCGGGTCGAGGGCAACCTGTTGGCCGCCGCCCAGGAGATCGACAAGCTGCTACTGCTGCACGGCCCCGGCATCATCACGCCGGAGCAACTGGCTGAATCGGTATCGGACAGCGCCCGCTACGATGTTTTCGGGCTGGTAGACACCGCCCTCAACGGCAAGGTAGCTCATGCACTGCGCATGCTCAACGGTCTGCATGCCGAAGGCACCGCCCCGGCGATTGTGCTATGGGCGCTGACGCGGGAAATTCGTCTGCTCTGCGGCTTGGCCGGAGAGGTGGAGAAAGGACGATCACCCCAGCAGGCGATGGCGGGTCGCCGCGATATATGGGACAAGCGCAAACCGCTGGTAAGCCGTGGCCTGCAGCGTGCCAAAGCCCCCCACTGGCGCAAACTGCTACTGCTCTGCGGTGATACCGACCGCGCCATTAAAGGCCAGAGCAGCGACAACCCCTGGCGTCTGATGCAGACCATCACCAGCCGCATGGCAGGTGCCGCTGTTTAA